One window of Sphingobacteriales bacterium genomic DNA carries:
- the ygiD gene encoding 4,5-DOPA dioxygenase extradiol codes for MKRNTFIKILGLSPFLFSMKCLQDVGAWSEKFPNTERMPVLFLGHGSPMNAIEENQFVAGFRNIAKTLPHPNAILCISAHWFTKGTKVTAMQHPRTIHDFGGFPKALYEVQYPAPGFPELANLSKELLNPVLVELDEKWGLDHGAWSVIKHLYPNADVPVVQMSIDYTQSPQYHFDLAKQLNTLRNKGVLIIGSGNIVHNLGLVDFANFDKDNYGYDWAIEARATINEYLLNGNYQPLIQYEKQGKALQLAIPSPDHYLPLIYTLGLQQKGETLSLFNDKLLAGSLSMTSVKIA; via the coding sequence ATGAAGCGCAATACTTTTATAAAAATCTTAGGACTATCACCTTTCTTGTTTAGTATGAAATGTTTACAAGACGTTGGAGCATGGTCGGAAAAATTTCCGAACACTGAGCGGATGCCTGTTCTTTTTTTAGGACATGGAAGTCCGATGAATGCCATTGAAGAAAATCAGTTTGTAGCCGGATTTCGAAACATAGCAAAAACCTTACCCCATCCGAATGCCATTCTGTGTATTTCAGCACATTGGTTTACCAAAGGAACGAAAGTAACTGCTATGCAACACCCAAGAACCATTCATGACTTTGGTGGTTTTCCTAAAGCACTGTATGAAGTTCAATATCCGGCTCCGGGATTTCCGGAACTTGCCAATTTAAGTAAAGAACTCTTGAACCCTGTTCTTGTAGAATTAGACGAAAAATGGGGGCTTGATCACGGGGCATGGAGTGTCATCAAACATTTGTATCCTAATGCAGATGTACCCGTTGTGCAAATGAGTATTGATTATACCCAATCTCCACAATATCATTTTGATTTAGCAAAACAATTGAACACACTTAGAAACAAAGGCGTTCTCATCATTGGAAGCGGAAACATCGTTCACAATCTCGGATTAGTTGACTTTGCAAACTTTGACAAAGACAACTACGGATATGATTGGGCAATTGAAGCAAGGGCAACCATTAACGAATATTTATTGAACGGCAACTATCAACCCTTGATTCAATACGAAAAACAGGGTAAAGCCCTTCAGTTGGCCATCCCCTCGCCCGATCATTATCTGCCCTTAATCTATACACTTGGGTTGCAACAAAAGGGCGAAACTTTATCTTTGTTTAACGATAAATTACTCGCAGGTTCGCTCAGCATGACTTCGGTAAAAATTGCCTAA
- a CDS encoding carotenoid biosynthesis protein, translating to MPGISETEPPFFRNFCKQYGLHLSITVIVFLHFIGLIGINLSDYRDRFLLLTPFNLLITAFLLFLFHGRFNRPFWYFAVGIFIAGIAIEIAGVKTGIIFGHYHYGTVLGPKVLETPWIIGLNWLILIYSTSNIANKLPIPLWGKIGIAALLMVLLDWLIEPVAICFGFWYWENNTIPIQNYIAWYAVSVAMHFFFYKSRFPKNNPLSVWVYIVQVVFFAGNQIWQNC from the coding sequence ATGCCGGGAATTTCAGAAACAGAGCCTCCGTTTTTTCGGAACTTTTGTAAACAATACGGATTGCACTTAAGTATTACCGTAATTGTTTTTTTGCATTTTATTGGGTTGATTGGAATAAATTTGAGTGATTACCGTGACAGGTTTTTATTGCTCACTCCTTTTAACTTGTTGATTACTGCTTTCCTTTTATTTTTGTTTCATGGCAGATTTAACCGCCCATTTTGGTATTTTGCTGTTGGGATTTTTATTGCAGGTATAGCCATAGAAATAGCAGGAGTAAAAACAGGAATCATCTTTGGACATTATCACTATGGAACAGTTTTAGGTCCTAAAGTTTTGGAAACGCCTTGGATAATCGGACTAAACTGGCTTATTTTGATTTATTCTACAAGCAATATAGCCAACAAACTTCCTATCCCATTGTGGGGAAAAATCGGAATTGCCGCACTTTTAATGGTATTGTTGGATTGGTTAATAGAACCTGTGGCAATCTGCTTTGGATTTTGGTATTGGGAAAATAATACAATACCTATACAAAACTATATAGCCTGGTATGCCGTTTCTGTAGCGATGCACTTTTTCTTTTACAAGAGCAGATTTCCTAAAAATAACCCGTTATCGGTTTGGGTCTATATTGTTCAGGTCGTTTTCTTTGCCGGTAATCAAATTTGGCAAAATTGTTGA
- a CDS encoding ABC transporter ATP-binding protein, with the protein MDKVIDIQNVTKFYEMGDVIIKALNGVTMDIERNELVALMGPSGSGKSTLMNVLGCLDTPTSGIYILNGSLVSDMTDNELAEIRNKEIGFVFQTFNLLPRLSAWENVALPLVYAGMSRKKRYERAMEVLESVSLADRSDHKPNELSGGQRQRVAIARALVNHPSIILADEPTGNLDTKTSEEILRIFHTIHEKGNTVIMVTHEEDVARHAHRIIRLRDGVIETDGRAEMKAAFGGSV; encoded by the coding sequence ATGGATAAAGTCATTGATATTCAAAACGTTACCAAGTTTTATGAAATGGGCGATGTAATCATCAAGGCCCTGAATGGGGTAACTATGGACATCGAACGCAACGAATTAGTTGCACTGATGGGACCATCAGGTTCCGGCAAATCAACGTTAATGAATGTGTTGGGATGTTTAGATACGCCTACCTCCGGCATTTATATTCTCAACGGTTCATTGGTATCCGATATGACCGATAATGAATTGGCTGAAATTAGGAACAAAGAGATCGGATTTGTTTTTCAGACTTTTAACCTTTTGCCCAGATTAAGTGCATGGGAAAATGTCGCCCTCCCATTGGTTTATGCAGGGATGAGCCGTAAAAAAAGATATGAAAGGGCAATGGAAGTACTCGAATCGGTTAGTCTTGCCGACCGCAGCGACCATAAACCTAATGAACTATCAGGAGGGCAGCGTCAAAGGGTGGCTATTGCCCGTGCTTTGGTCAATCATCCTTCTATCATCTTGGCTGATGAGCCTACCGGAAATCTCGACACTAAAACTTCAGAAGAAATTTTGCGCATTTTCCACACCATCCATGAAAAGGGGAATACAGTTATCATGGTCACACATGAGGAAGATGTGGCCCGACATGCGCATCGCATTATTCGATTGAGAGACGGTGTTATTGAAACTGATGGAAGGGCTGAAATGAAAGCAGCTTTCGGAGGCTCGGTTTAG
- a CDS encoding OsmC family protein: protein MTSEVIYTSGLRTEAVHLQSGNTLITDAPVDNQGKGQAFSPTDLAATALASCMLTIMGIVAGRNMLNIDGTRATVNKIMQSNPRKISKIEVTLYLPLHTVYDEDSRVLLENAARTCPVALSLNPDIEQAITFVYP from the coding sequence ATGACAAGTGAAGTAATTTATACTTCCGGACTGAGAACAGAGGCTGTTCATCTTCAATCGGGAAATACTTTAATAACTGATGCTCCTGTTGACAACCAAGGAAAAGGACAGGCATTTTCACCAACTGATTTGGCAGCAACTGCATTGGCAAGTTGTATGCTGACGATAATGGGTATTGTTGCAGGTCGCAATATGCTCAATATAGATGGTACACGGGCAACTGTAAATAAAATCATGCAGTCTAATCCACGCAAAATTTCAAAAATAGAGGTTACTTTGTATTTGCCATTACATACCGTTTATGATGAAGATAGCAGGGTGTTGCTCGAAAACGCCGCCCGAACCTGTCCGGTAGCACTTAGCCTAAACCCTGATATTGAGCAGGCGATTACCTTTGTTTATCCCTAA